The proteins below come from a single Zhouia spongiae genomic window:
- a CDS encoding D-2-hydroxyacid dehydrogenase, with the protein MKILANDGISKSGIEALEKNGFEVITTTVAQEQLINYINENQIDALLVRSATKVRKDIIDACPSLKLIGRGGVGMDNIDVTYAKEKGLHVINTPAASSESVAELVFAHLYGGVRFLYDANRNMPLEGDSRFKDLKKAYAKGMELRGKTLGIIGIGRIGQATARIALGVGMKVVVYDPFIENVDIKVDFFDGQSVNFHIETVSKDEVLKQADFITVHVPAQKEYVIGKHEIEEMKNGVGIVNAARGGVVDEVALIDALESGKIAFAGLDVFENEPKPAMKVLMHPQVSLTPHIGAATSEAQDRIGTELATQITELLK; encoded by the coding sequence ATGAAAATATTAGCAAACGACGGAATTTCTAAAAGCGGTATAGAAGCTTTAGAAAAAAATGGCTTTGAGGTTATAACAACTACAGTAGCTCAGGAACAATTGATCAATTATATAAACGAAAATCAAATAGATGCATTATTAGTGCGTAGTGCCACCAAGGTTAGAAAAGATATTATCGATGCCTGCCCGTCACTGAAACTGATTGGCCGTGGTGGTGTTGGTATGGATAATATTGATGTAACGTATGCAAAGGAGAAAGGACTTCATGTTATAAACACTCCGGCAGCATCTTCAGAGTCTGTTGCCGAGTTGGTTTTTGCTCACTTGTATGGCGGAGTCCGATTCTTATACGACGCCAACAGAAATATGCCTTTAGAAGGAGATTCTCGCTTTAAGGATCTAAAAAAAGCCTATGCCAAAGGCATGGAATTAAGAGGTAAAACACTTGGTATTATTGGTATCGGCCGTATCGGGCAAGCTACAGCCCGTATAGCTTTGGGTGTTGGAATGAAAGTAGTTGTTTACGATCCGTTCATTGAAAATGTTGATATAAAAGTAGACTTTTTTGATGGTCAGTCAGTTAACTTCCATATTGAAACAGTATCTAAAGACGAAGTTTTAAAGCAGGCTGATTTTATCACTGTACACGTTCCAGCTCAAAAAGAATACGTGATAGGCAAACACGAAATTGAAGAAATGAAGAATGGGGTTGGAATTGTAAATGCCGCCCGGGGAGGTGTCGTAGACGAAGTAGCACTGATAGATGCTTTGGAAAGTGGAAAAATTGCTTTTGCCGGACTTGATGTTTTTGAAAACGAACCCAAACCGGCAATGAAGGTATTGATGCACCCGCAAGTTTCATTAACGCCACATATCGGAGCTGCAACATCTGAAGCCCAGGATAGAATAGGTACCGAGCTTGCTACCCAGATAACAGAATTACTGAAATAA
- the ychF gene encoding redox-regulated ATPase YchF: protein MKAGIVGLPNVGKSTLFNCLSNAKAQSANFPFCTIEPNLGVVNVPDNRLQKLEELVNPERVLPATVEIVDIAGLVRGASKGEGLGNQFLSNIRECHAIIHVLRCFDNDNIVHVDGKINPVSDKETIDIELQLKDLETVDKRLEKVNRAAKSGDKDAIKEKAVLERFKSALESGISARAVELTDDEAELAKSFQLLTAKPILYVCNVDEGAAKDGNAYVDQVKEAVKDENAEIIVLAVATEADIAELETYEEREMFLEDLGLEEPGVSKLIRAAYKLLDLQTYFTAGVKEVRAWTVPVGATAPQAAGVIHTDFEKGFIRAEVIGYNDYVAYGSESKVKEAGKMRVEGKEYVVKDGDVMHFRFNV from the coding sequence ATGAAAGCCGGAATTGTAGGATTACCGAATGTTGGGAAGTCAACATTATTTAATTGTTTATCGAATGCCAAAGCGCAAAGCGCAAACTTTCCTTTTTGTACGATCGAGCCTAATTTGGGGGTGGTTAATGTACCGGATAATCGTCTTCAGAAATTAGAAGAATTAGTGAATCCTGAAAGGGTTTTACCTGCTACGGTAGAAATCGTTGATATTGCCGGGTTGGTAAGAGGAGCGAGTAAAGGAGAGGGCTTAGGGAACCAGTTCTTGAGCAATATTCGCGAATGTCATGCTATTATTCATGTATTGCGTTGTTTTGACAATGACAATATCGTTCACGTGGACGGAAAAATCAACCCTGTCAGTGATAAAGAGACCATTGATATTGAATTACAGTTAAAAGATCTTGAAACGGTAGATAAGCGCCTCGAGAAGGTGAACCGTGCTGCAAAAAGCGGAGATAAGGATGCAATAAAAGAAAAAGCTGTTTTAGAACGCTTTAAAAGCGCTCTGGAAAGTGGTATATCGGCACGTGCTGTAGAATTAACTGATGATGAAGCAGAACTGGCCAAGAGTTTTCAGCTGCTTACCGCTAAACCTATTTTATATGTATGTAATGTTGACGAAGGTGCTGCAAAGGACGGAAATGCATATGTAGACCAGGTAAAAGAGGCCGTAAAAGATGAAAATGCTGAAATTATTGTGTTGGCGGTCGCTACAGAAGCTGATATCGCCGAACTGGAAACCTATGAGGAACGCGAAATGTTTTTAGAGGATTTAGGATTGGAAGAACCAGGTGTTTCTAAATTGATTCGCGCAGCATATAAATTATTGGATTTACAGACGTATTTTACAGCGGGAGTAAAAGAGGTTCGTGCCTGGACGGTACCTGTAGGAGCTACGGCACCTCAGGCTGCCGGTGTGATCCATACCGATTTTGAAAAGGGCTTCATTCGTGCTGAAGTAATTGGATATAATGATTACGTAGCGTATGGTAGCGAGTCTAAAGTGAAAGAGGCAGGGAAAATGCGGGTAGAAGGAAAAGAATACGTTGTAAAAGACGGTGATGTAATGCACTTCAGGTTCAATGTCTGA
- a CDS encoding TerC family protein, whose protein sequence is MFEILTSVDAWVALLTLTFLEIVLGIDNIVFISIAANKLPKEDQRKATNWGLILAMVQRILLLFAVSYLVGLKEPFYHIETSWLTIGISGQAIILLLGGLFLLYKSTSEIHEKVEIPKHGETVLESKNITKLSHAIFQIVIIDFIFSIDSILTAIGMTNGIGTKPSDALILMIIAVVVSIVVMMVFANPIREFINKHPSMQLLALAFLILIGFMLIAEAAHLSHAVVFGQEIGAIPKGYLYFAIAFSLLVEFLNMKLKRKIEVTKKGERN, encoded by the coding sequence ATGTTTGAAATTCTAACCAGTGTTGATGCGTGGGTAGCGCTATTAACGCTCACTTTTTTAGAGATTGTGCTGGGAATCGATAATATTGTTTTTATTTCGATCGCAGCAAACAAATTACCGAAAGAAGATCAGCGCAAAGCTACCAACTGGGGACTTATCTTAGCGATGGTTCAGCGCATCCTGCTCCTTTTCGCCGTGTCTTATTTAGTGGGGTTAAAAGAGCCTTTTTATCATATAGAAACATCATGGCTTACTATAGGAATCAGCGGACAGGCTATAATCTTATTACTTGGAGGCTTATTTTTACTGTACAAAAGCACCTCAGAAATCCATGAAAAAGTAGAAATTCCAAAGCATGGTGAAACCGTACTTGAGTCTAAAAACATAACTAAGTTATCTCATGCTATTTTCCAGATCGTTATTATCGATTTTATATTTTCAATAGACTCTATCTTAACTGCCATAGGGATGACAAACGGAATAGGCACCAAGCCATCGGATGCCCTTATATTAATGATTATAGCCGTTGTTGTGTCTATTGTTGTTATGATGGTATTTGCCAATCCTATCAGAGAATTTATCAATAAACACCCGTCTATGCAATTGCTTGCTCTTGCTTTTCTTATTTTAATAGGATTCATGCTTATTGCAGAAGCAGCTCATTTATCGCATGCTGTAGTGTTTGGCCAGGAAATAGGCGCCATACCAAAAGGTTATCTGTATTTTGCCATAGCATTTTCCCTTCTGGTTGAGTTTTTAAACATGAAGCTTAAAAGGAAAATAGAAGTAACCAAAAAGGGGGAACGAAATTAA
- the serC gene encoding 3-phosphoserine/phosphohydroxythreonine transaminase, which yields MKKHNFSAGPCILPQEVFKQASEAVIDFNGLGLSLIEISHRDKNFIEVMDQAQSLALELLGLENKGYKALFLQGGASTQFLAVAYNLLNKKSAYLNTGTWASKAIKEARLFGELVEVASSKDQNFNYIPKGFSVPSDVDYLHITTNNTIFGTQIKEDYNFEVPLVADMSSDIFSCQRDFSKYDLIYAGAQKNMGPAGTTLVVIKEGILGKVDRTIPSMLDYKIHIDKESMFNTPPVFAVYVSMLTLQWLKNLGGIQAIEKINQEKADLLYDEIDRNPLFKGFAATEDRSNMNATFNLVDESVKDLFDGIWKDADINGLNGHRSVGGYRASMYNALPLNSVEVLVQAMQAIEKRA from the coding sequence ATGAAAAAACACAATTTTAGTGCAGGTCCGTGCATTTTACCTCAAGAGGTTTTTAAACAGGCGTCTGAAGCCGTGATAGATTTTAACGGATTAGGATTATCGCTTATTGAAATTTCACATCGCGACAAAAACTTTATTGAAGTAATGGATCAGGCCCAAAGCTTGGCATTAGAGCTTTTGGGACTGGAAAACAAAGGATACAAAGCCTTATTCCTGCAAGGAGGGGCCAGTACCCAGTTTCTGGCCGTAGCCTACAACCTATTAAACAAAAAGTCGGCATATCTTAACACCGGGACGTGGGCTTCTAAAGCTATAAAAGAAGCCAGATTATTCGGAGAGCTTGTAGAGGTTGCTTCTTCCAAGGATCAAAACTTCAATTACATCCCGAAGGGATTCTCTGTTCCGTCTGATGTGGATTATTTACATATCACAACCAACAACACCATTTTTGGAACCCAGATCAAGGAAGATTACAACTTTGAGGTTCCATTGGTAGCCGATATGAGTTCGGATATATTTTCATGCCAGAGAGACTTCTCTAAATACGATCTCATATATGCAGGGGCCCAGAAAAATATGGGGCCGGCAGGTACAACTCTGGTGGTGATCAAAGAAGGTATCCTTGGAAAAGTCGACAGAACAATTCCGTCAATGCTGGACTATAAAATCCATATCGATAAAGAGAGTATGTTTAATACTCCCCCTGTTTTCGCAGTTTATGTTTCTATGCTTACCCTGCAATGGCTGAAAAACCTCGGCGGAATTCAGGCTATAGAAAAAATCAATCAGGAGAAAGCAGATCTTTTATATGATGAAATAGACAGAAATCCCTTATTCAAAGGGTTTGCTGCTACAGAAGACCGTTCAAACATGAATGCAACATTTAACCTGGTTGATGAAAGTGTAAAGGATCTCTTTGACGGTATCTGGAAAGATGCCGATATCAATGGCTTAAACGGACACCGAAGTGTTGGCGGATACAGGGCTTCTATGTATAATGCCCTGCCATTGAACAGTGTCGAAGTTTTGGTACAGGCAATGCAGGCAATTGAAAAAAGAGCTTAA
- a CDS encoding acyl-CoA reductase, giving the protein MSDIHNKITAFVKLGKFLGQFTGKDIVKKENIEYNELFFEGFKHQLKLAEETNSWFTKENLIYALSQWSEALTEDKLLNWLSDYDLRPVTPKRVAVIMAGNIPMVGFHDFLSVLISGHSVIAKLSSNDKHLLPYLSKYLEHTEPSLKGTITFTEDKLEGFDAVIATGSDNTARYFEFYFKGKPSIIRKNRNSVAVLTGKETKEELEALGEDIFRYYGLGCRNVSKLFIPENYDFDPFFDAIYKYKDIINYPKYANNYDYNKAVYLMSLFDILENGFLMLKEDDSYASPIATLFYEKYVSIESVQEKLNVEKESIQCVVGNGVMEHETGFGNTQKPKLSDYADGVDTLDFLLRI; this is encoded by the coding sequence ATGAGTGATATTCACAACAAGATTACTGCTTTTGTTAAACTCGGGAAGTTTTTAGGCCAATTTACCGGAAAAGATATTGTAAAAAAAGAAAATATAGAATACAATGAACTTTTCTTTGAGGGGTTTAAACATCAGCTCAAACTGGCTGAAGAAACAAACAGCTGGTTTACAAAAGAAAATCTTATTTATGCGCTCTCTCAATGGTCTGAAGCGCTTACTGAAGACAAGCTCTTAAATTGGTTGTCGGACTATGACCTAAGACCGGTAACCCCTAAAAGAGTTGCTGTGATCATGGCCGGAAACATTCCTATGGTCGGGTTTCATGATTTTTTATCCGTGTTGATCTCCGGACATTCAGTTATTGCAAAACTCTCATCGAACGACAAACACCTTCTCCCATACCTGAGCAAATACCTTGAACATACAGAGCCATCTTTAAAAGGTACGATTACATTTACAGAAGACAAGCTTGAAGGTTTTGATGCTGTTATTGCTACCGGAAGTGATAATACAGCTCGTTATTTTGAGTTTTACTTTAAAGGCAAACCCAGTATCATCAGAAAGAACAGAAACTCCGTAGCTGTTTTAACGGGTAAGGAAACCAAGGAAGAACTCGAAGCTTTGGGCGAAGACATCTTCAGATACTACGGCCTGGGATGCCGTAACGTCTCTAAATTATTTATCCCTGAAAATTACGATTTCGATCCTTTCTTTGATGCCATATATAAATATAAAGATATTATCAATTATCCAAAATATGCCAACAACTACGATTACAACAAGGCGGTGTACTTGATGAGTCTTTTCGATATTCTTGAAAATGGTTTTTTAATGCTTAAAGAAGATGACAGTTATGCGTCTCCCATAGCAACTCTTTTTTACGAAAAGTATGTGAGTATTGAATCTGTACAAGAAAAACTGAATGTCGAAAAAGAAAGCATACAATGTGTGGTAGGCAATGGTGTTATGGAGCATGAAACTGGATTCGGCAACACTCAAAAGCCAAAATTAAGTGATTATGCCGATGGCGTCGACACCCTGGATTTTCTGTTGCGTATTTAA
- a CDS encoding DNA gyrase/topoisomerase IV subunit A, whose amino-acid sequence MDENQELNGHPENESQDTITRVTGMYKDWFLDYASYVILERAVPAIEDGFKPVQRRIMHSMKELDDGRYNKVANIVGHTMQYHPHGDASIGDAMVQIGQKDLLIDTQGNWGNILTGDGAAASRYIEARLSKFAAEVVFSPKVTEWQLSYDGRKNEPINLPVKFPLLLAQGAEGIAVGLSTKILPHNFCELIDASVKYLKGKKFTILPDFPTGGIMDASNYNDGERGGKLRVRAKVSQLDKNTLIINEIPYGTTTTSLIDSILKANDKGKIKIKKIEDNTAAEVEILVHLPNGISPDKTIDALYAFTNCENSISPLGCIIIDNRPHFMGVSEMLCRSVDHTVDLLKQELEIQLSELEEKWHFASLERIFIENRIYRDIEEEETWEGVIAAIDKGLQPHTKHLKRAITTDDIVRLTEIRIKRISKFDIDKAQQLIDSLEDEIEGVKHHLNNLIEFAITYFINLKKKYGEGRERKTEIRLFEDIEATKVVIRNSKLYVNRQEGFVGTSLKKDEYVGDCSDIDDIIVFTNEGKMMVTKVADKTYVGKNIIHVAVFKKKDKRTTYNMIYRDGKGGASYVKRFNVTGVTRDREYDLTNGKALSALHYFSANPNGEAEVVTVLLRQAGSIKKLKWDLDFSDILIKGRNSKGNVVTKYAVKRIELKEKGVSTLKPRKIWFDDVVQRLNVDGRGELLGEFRPTDKLLVVNQDGLVKTIAPELTTHFDPNMILLEKWHPEKPVSVIYFDGNKERYYVKRFLIENTNKEEIVISDHPKSNLEIVLTDWRPVVEIEFMKPRGKDPIDNLEVDLEEFISVKGIKALGNQLTADKIRQINRLEPLPYEEPEEVPAKEMEVVEEEELHDESGGITAEGESQTSIEFD is encoded by the coding sequence ATGGATGAAAATCAGGAATTGAACGGACACCCGGAAAACGAATCACAAGACACGATAACCCGCGTAACGGGTATGTATAAGGATTGGTTTCTGGATTATGCATCTTATGTGATACTGGAGAGAGCAGTACCCGCCATCGAAGACGGTTTCAAACCCGTACAGCGTAGAATTATGCATTCGATGAAAGAGTTAGATGATGGGCGCTACAATAAAGTAGCCAATATCGTCGGGCATACGATGCAGTACCACCCACACGGAGATGCGAGCATTGGAGACGCTATGGTCCAGATCGGGCAAAAGGATTTATTGATCGACACTCAGGGAAACTGGGGGAATATTCTTACCGGCGACGGGGCAGCTGCTTCGCGTTATATCGAAGCTCGCCTGTCTAAATTTGCTGCAGAGGTTGTTTTTAGTCCGAAAGTAACAGAATGGCAATTGAGTTATGACGGCCGAAAAAACGAGCCTATCAACCTGCCTGTAAAATTTCCATTGCTCTTGGCGCAGGGAGCAGAAGGTATAGCTGTTGGGTTATCGACAAAAATACTTCCTCATAATTTCTGCGAACTCATCGATGCTTCCGTTAAATACCTGAAAGGCAAAAAATTTACGATTCTTCCTGATTTCCCGACCGGGGGTATTATGGATGCAAGTAATTACAATGATGGCGAGCGGGGTGGAAAACTGAGAGTGAGAGCAAAAGTATCTCAGTTGGATAAAAACACACTGATTATTAATGAGATACCATACGGAACCACAACCACTTCTTTAATTGATTCTATCCTGAAAGCTAACGATAAGGGGAAGATTAAAATAAAAAAGATAGAAGATAATACTGCTGCTGAAGTAGAGATATTGGTGCATCTTCCCAATGGTATTTCCCCCGATAAAACCATTGATGCCTTGTATGCATTTACCAATTGCGAAAATTCTATATCGCCGCTTGGTTGCATCATTATTGATAACCGGCCTCATTTTATGGGGGTTTCAGAAATGTTATGCCGGTCTGTTGACCATACAGTAGATTTACTAAAGCAGGAACTGGAGATCCAGCTGAGTGAATTAGAAGAAAAATGGCATTTCGCATCCCTGGAAAGAATCTTTATTGAAAACAGGATTTATCGCGATATAGAGGAAGAGGAAACATGGGAAGGAGTGATTGCTGCTATAGACAAGGGCTTACAGCCGCATACCAAACACTTAAAGCGTGCTATAACTACTGATGATATTGTGCGGCTCACTGAGATCCGGATTAAAAGGATTTCGAAATTTGATATAGACAAAGCTCAGCAATTGATTGATTCGCTGGAAGATGAAATAGAAGGCGTGAAGCATCACTTGAACAACCTGATCGAATTTGCCATCACCTATTTTATAAACCTAAAAAAGAAGTATGGAGAAGGAAGAGAACGTAAGACGGAAATACGGCTTTTTGAAGATATTGAGGCCACTAAAGTCGTTATAAGAAATTCCAAACTTTATGTGAACCGGCAAGAAGGATTTGTAGGTACTTCTTTAAAGAAAGATGAATACGTAGGTGACTGTAGTGATATTGATGATATTATTGTTTTTACCAATGAAGGAAAGATGATGGTAACCAAAGTAGCCGACAAGACCTATGTCGGCAAAAACATAATTCACGTTGCTGTCTTTAAGAAAAAGGATAAACGCACCACATACAACATGATTTACCGCGATGGTAAAGGAGGTGCCAGCTATGTAAAGCGCTTTAACGTAACCGGTGTCACCAGAGACCGCGAATACGACCTTACCAACGGAAAGGCTTTGTCGGCATTGCATTATTTCTCTGCCAATCCGAATGGAGAGGCAGAAGTGGTTACCGTTCTTTTACGACAAGCAGGTAGCATCAAAAAATTAAAATGGGATCTGGATTTTTCCGATATCCTTATCAAAGGAAGGAATTCGAAAGGAAATGTTGTAACTAAATACGCCGTTAAGCGAATTGAGTTAAAGGAAAAAGGAGTCTCTACCTTGAAACCCCGGAAAATATGGTTCGATGATGTTGTTCAGCGCCTTAATGTAGATGGTCGTGGAGAATTGCTCGGAGAGTTCAGGCCTACGGATAAGTTATTGGTTGTGAACCAGGATGGATTGGTTAAGACGATCGCTCCGGAATTAACAACACATTTCGATCCTAATATGATCCTTTTAGAAAAATGGCACCCTGAAAAACCTGTATCGGTTATTTATTTCGACGGGAACAAAGAACGTTATTATGTAAAAAGGTTCCTTATTGAAAATACCAATAAAGAGGAAATCGTTATTTCTGATCATCCGAAATCAAATCTGGAGATCGTGCTTACCGATTGGAGACCGGTGGTTGAAATTGAATTCATGAAACCGAGAGGAAAGGATCCGATAGACAACCTGGAGGTTGATCTTGAGGAGTTTATATCGGTAAAAGGAATTAAAGCTTTAGGGAATCAATTGACCGCTGATAAGATCAGGCAGATCAACAGGTTAGAGCCTCTGCCTTATGAAGAGCCGGAAGAAGTACCGGCCAAAGAGATGGAAGTTGTAGAAGAGGAAGAATTACACGATGAAAGTGGCGGCATAACAGCAGAAGGCGAGTCGCAGACTTCTATAGAGTTTGATTAA
- a CDS encoding DMT family transporter, with protein MFKNNNTCLAVFTGIIGVVFFSAKAVMVKLAYQYDVSPVNLLMFRMLFALPFYIVILFITRKKSEEHGLGVKDFIWLLFFGFIGYYLASYFDFLGLQYIKASIERVILFIYPTIVVILSAVFLKRKVGPVQILAIAITYVGVLVAFWDEFRIEGSEFLTGAGLIFLSALTYASYLTGSDFLIPKFGVLRFTSYAMIIACISVVTHCSLSEEASLSGYHANVYWLGLAMAFLSTVIPSFMVSYSIKEIGASNFSVLGSLGPVSTIILASIFLDEKFTILQMGGTIIVIFGVVVISLQKRRKHT; from the coding sequence ATGTTTAAGAACAATAATACATGCCTTGCTGTTTTTACAGGAATTATAGGAGTGGTGTTTTTCTCTGCAAAAGCCGTTATGGTGAAACTGGCATATCAGTATGATGTTTCTCCGGTGAACCTTTTAATGTTCAGAATGCTTTTTGCCCTTCCGTTTTATATCGTTATTTTGTTTATCACCAGGAAAAAATCCGAGGAACACGGATTGGGTGTTAAGGATTTTATCTGGCTGCTTTTTTTCGGATTTATAGGTTATTATCTTGCCAGCTATTTCGATTTTCTGGGATTACAATACATTAAGGCGAGCATTGAGCGGGTTATTTTGTTTATCTACCCAACAATAGTTGTAATATTATCTGCAGTATTCTTGAAAAGGAAGGTTGGTCCTGTACAAATTTTGGCAATAGCGATTACGTATGTCGGTGTTTTAGTAGCCTTTTGGGATGAGTTCAGGATAGAAGGCAGCGAATTTCTAACAGGAGCAGGACTTATATTTTTAAGTGCATTGACGTATGCTTCATATTTGACGGGAAGTGATTTTTTAATTCCTAAGTTCGGAGTGCTGAGATTTACTTCTTACGCTATGATTATAGCCTGTATAAGTGTTGTAACACACTGTTCCTTGTCTGAAGAAGCTTCTTTGTCTGGTTATCATGCCAATGTGTATTGGCTGGGACTGGCAATGGCGTTTCTTTCAACAGTGATTCCTTCCTTTATGGTGTCGTACAGTATAAAAGAAATAGGGGCTTCCAACTTTTCTGTTTTGGGGAGTTTAGGCCCTGTGTCGACGATTATTCTGGCAAGTATTTTCTTAGATGAAAAGTTTACAATACTACAAATGGGAGGGACGATAATTGTAATTTTCGGAGTAGTGGTTATATCTCTTCAAAAACGAAGAAAACACACTTAA
- a CDS encoding 4Fe-4S dicluster domain-containing protein — MAIIITDECINCGACEPECPNTAIYEGADDWRYSDGTSLSGSVVLPNGKEVDADDAQTPVSDEIYYIVPDKCTECKGFHEEPQCAAVCPVDCCVPDDDHVETEEELLGKQKFMHPED, encoded by the coding sequence ATGGCTATTATAATAACAGACGAATGTATAAATTGCGGTGCTTGTGAACCCGAGTGCCCGAATACTGCAATATATGAAGGAGCCGATGACTGGAGGTATAGTGATGGAACTTCATTGTCAGGGAGCGTTGTCTTGCCAAATGGCAAGGAAGTGGATGCCGATGACGCGCAAACCCCTGTTAGTGATGAGATATACTACATTGTTCCTGATAAATGTACTGAATGTAAAGGGTTTCACGAAGAACCTCAGTGTGCAGCTGTGTGTCCGGTAGATTGTTGTGTACCGGATGACGACCATGTGGAAACCGAAGAGGAACTTCTGGGGAAACAAAAATTTATGCATCCGGAAGACTAA
- a CDS encoding DNA topoisomerase IV subunit B, producing MTDTTQYTEDNIRSLDWKEHIRMRPGMYIGKLGDGSSADDGIYILLKEVLDNSIDEFVMGAGKTIEISVQNEKVIVRDYGRGIPLGKVVDVVSKMNTGGKYDTRAFKKSVGLNGVGTKAVNALSNYFRVESTRDGKSRSAEFERGELTNEEELAETSRRRGTKITFIPDETIFRHYKFRNEYIEKMLRNYVYLNPGLTIVFNGEKYYSENGLKDLLQDNTNDADILYPIIHLKGDDIEVALTHSKTQYSEEYHSFVNGQNTTQGGTHLAAFREAIVKTIRDFYGKNYEASDIRKSIIAAISIKVMEPVFESQTKTKLGSTDMGGDLPTVRTYVNDFVGTHLDNFLHKNNDTAEKLQRKILQAERERKELSGIRKLAKERAKKASLHNKKLRDCRIHLGDMKKDRRLDTTLFITEGDSASGSITKSRDVNTQAVFSLRGKPLNSYGMSKKIVYENEEFNLLQAALNIEESLEDLRYNNIVIATDADVDGMHIRLLLITFFLQFFPELIKEGHLYILQTPLFRVRNKKETIYCYSETERKAAIVKLKGKPEITRFKGLGEISPDEFKHFIGDDIRLEPVMLDKAMSIEKLLEFYMGKNTPDRQEFIIKNLKVELDVAEEQA from the coding sequence ATGACTGATACTACTCAATATACCGAAGATAATATTCGTTCGTTAGACTGGAAAGAGCATATCCGTATGCGACCGGGAATGTATATTGGTAAATTAGGGGATGGCTCTTCTGCCGATGATGGGATATACATATTATTGAAAGAGGTTCTCGACAATAGTATCGATGAATTTGTGATGGGGGCAGGGAAGACTATCGAGATTTCAGTTCAGAATGAAAAGGTTATCGTGCGCGATTATGGCCGGGGGATTCCTCTGGGGAAAGTTGTGGATGTGGTGTCTAAAATGAATACAGGGGGAAAGTATGATACCAGGGCATTTAAAAAATCGGTAGGACTGAATGGTGTAGGTACCAAAGCGGTTAATGCTTTATCAAATTATTTTCGTGTAGAATCAACCCGCGACGGAAAGTCGAGATCAGCCGAATTTGAACGGGGGGAACTTACCAATGAAGAAGAGCTTGCCGAAACCTCAAGAAGAAGAGGAACAAAAATCACCTTTATCCCTGATGAAACCATTTTCAGGCACTATAAGTTTCGGAATGAGTATATCGAAAAAATGCTGCGAAACTACGTATACTTGAATCCCGGGCTTACGATTGTATTTAATGGTGAGAAGTATTATTCGGAAAACGGTTTAAAAGACCTGCTTCAGGATAATACCAATGATGCAGATATATTGTATCCTATCATACATTTAAAAGGAGATGATATTGAAGTAGCACTCACACATAGTAAGACACAGTATAGCGAAGAATACCATTCTTTTGTAAATGGACAAAATACCACACAAGGAGGTACGCACCTGGCAGCATTCAGGGAAGCGATCGTGAAGACCATCCGCGATTTTTACGGTAAGAACTACGAGGCTTCGGATATACGGAAGTCTATCATAGCAGCTATTTCCATTAAAGTAATGGAGCCTGTTTTTGAGAGTCAGACCAAAACTAAGCTAGGTTCAACGGATATGGGAGGCGATTTGCCAACCGTGAGAACATATGTGAATGATTTCGTAGGCACGCATTTGGATAACTTTCTCCATAAGAACAATGATACAGCCGAAAAGCTACAGCGTAAAATTCTCCAGGCAGAACGAGAAAGAAAAGAGCTTTCAGGTATTAGAAAGTTGGCTAAAGAACGTGCTAAAAAAGCAAGTCTGCACAATAAAAAACTCCGGGATTGCAGAATACACCTGGGAGATATGAAAAAGGACAGAAGGCTGGACACAACTTTGTTCATAACAGAAGGAGATTCGGCATCCGGTTCAATAACCAAGTCCAGGGATGTGAACACCCAGGCGGTTTTCAGTTTGCGGGGAAAACCATTGAACTCTTATGGAATGTCTAAAAAGATTGTTTATGAAAATGAGGAGTTCAACTTATTGCAGGCTGCACTGAATATAGAAGAGTCATTAGAAGATCTGAGATATAACAACATTGTAATTGCTACTGATGCCGATGTCGACGGAATGCACATTCGTTTGTTGCTCATCACTTTCTTTTTACAGTTTTTTCCTGAATTGATAAAGGAAGGGCACCTGTATATTCTCCAAACCCCACTTTTCAGAGTGCGTAACAAAAAAGAAACGATATATTGTTACAGCGAAACGGAAAGGAAAGCTGCAATCGTAAAATTAAAAGGGAAACCCGAAATAACCCGATTCAAAGGTCTTGGGGAAATTTCACCTGACGAATTCAAGCATTTCATAGGAGATGACATTCGCCTGGAACCTGTAATGCTCGATAAGGCAATGTCTATCGAAAAATTACTTGAGTTCTATATGGGGAAAAATACTCCTGACCGGCAGGAGTTTATCATAAAAAACCTTAAGGTGGAGCTGGATGTAGCAGAAGAACAAGCCTAA